The Tenacibaculum jejuense genome includes a window with the following:
- a CDS encoding endonuclease/exonuclease/phosphatase family protein, with amino-acid sequence MRKLIVLLVSVLSVFSVSAQKEYKIRTVAFYNVENLFDTINDTTKNDEFSPMMELKAGRSKVYWDKIDKLGKVISELGAEKAKTSPAILGVAEIENKQVLEDLVKNKHLKKKRYGIIHFDSPDKRGIDVALLYQQRYFKPVHFEAVNPNIYSNNKKIYTRDILWVSGYLDDELVHILVNHWPSRRGGEAKSSPLREKAAYKVTQIMEKIRENDKDAKIIIMGDFNDDPMNKSFKEVIKTKSDKEDVTKNDVFNPYENMFEKGLNTTAYRDNLSLFDQIMFTAPLLNKKGRKDFSTYKMFKSGIFNKRFLMQKQGRYKGYPFRSFSNGQYSGGYSDHYPVYLYLIKEK; translated from the coding sequence ATGAGAAAATTAATAGTACTATTAGTTTCTGTATTGAGTGTGTTTTCTGTAAGCGCTCAAAAAGAGTACAAGATTAGAACTGTAGCATTTTATAATGTTGAAAATTTATTTGACACTATTAATGATACAACTAAAAATGATGAGTTTAGTCCAATGATGGAACTAAAAGCAGGAAGATCTAAAGTATACTGGGACAAGATTGATAAATTAGGTAAGGTAATTAGTGAGTTAGGAGCAGAGAAAGCTAAAACTAGTCCAGCTATTTTAGGAGTAGCAGAGATTGAAAATAAACAAGTTTTAGAGGACTTAGTGAAAAACAAACACTTAAAAAAGAAGCGTTATGGAATTATTCATTTCGACTCTCCCGATAAAAGAGGAATTGATGTAGCTTTATTGTATCAACAAAGGTATTTTAAACCTGTACATTTTGAAGCAGTAAATCCTAATATCTATTCAAATAATAAGAAAATATACACAAGAGACATTCTTTGGGTATCTGGATATTTAGATGACGAGTTAGTACATATTCTTGTTAATCACTGGCCTTCAAGAAGAGGAGGAGAAGCTAAAAGTAGTCCATTAAGAGAAAAAGCAGCTTATAAAGTGACTCAAATTATGGAAAAGATCAGAGAGAATGATAAAGATGCGAAAATCATTATCATGGGAGATTTTAATGATGATCCTATGAATAAGTCTTTCAAAGAGGTTATAAAGACAAAATCTGACAAAGAAGATGTTACTAAAAATGATGTATTTAATCCTTACGAAAACATGTTTGAGAAGGGATTAAATACAACTGCATATAGAGATAATTTAAGCCTTTTTGATCAGATTATGTTTACAGCTCCATTATTAAATAAGAAAGGGAGAAAAGATTTTTCAACTTATAAAATGTTTAAGTCAGGTATTTTTAATAAGCGTTTTTTAATGCAAAAGCAAGGTAGATATAAAGGGTATCCTTTTAGAAGTTTTTCTAACGGACAGTACTCTGGGGGTTATAGTGATCACTACCCAGTCTACTTATATTTGATAAAAGAGAAATAA
- a CDS encoding carboxypeptidase-like regulatory domain-containing protein, whose translation MKQIILTVLFCFTISYGALAQNTVKGVVKDSDSEKVLQGVSVSIEGRDESQVTNIDGTFALQNLPDGKFIVTLKKVGYETQNYPVTLSGSVINLGDIFMYVDEFSDNQDLSTIIIADDELNDDSSAADNISSLLQSSRDVYLRAAAFEFSAAFFRIRGLDSDNAKLLINGIEMNKLETGRPEWANWGGLNDVLRNQEFTNGLAPSNYTFGGILGSTHISTRASQYRKGARISYASSNRSYRHRVMGTYSSGLLKDGWAFSVSGTRRAGSEGFVDGTSYDATSLFASVEKVFNDSHSLNLTSIFASNKRGVGSPNTQEVTDLRGIRYNSNWGFQNGEIRNSRIKDVEEPFTMLSHYWKINDRVNLNTNVSYQFGKIGRSRIDFNGGQNPNPTDFRNLPSFWIDEGDLAEAFEAEQRFLNDGQIDWEEIYSANINNSQQGIDAAYVLNEDRVDDDIFNVNTILNADLTDNITLNGKLQYTKLESERFANVLDLLGSTTGYLDINRFGSIGDPERQSDLLNPNRIVQEGDRFKYNYIINSEVMNGFLQAQFKYNKVDFYIAGDITRTSHQREGLYQSGRFENNSFGKSEKQEFTTFGVKGGITYKLSGRHILDFNAGYLEKAPTIRNTFTQIRESNLITEGLDTEKILSFDASYIIRSPRFTSRVTGYFSQITDDIDSNFFFFQSDLFDSFVQETVTGADKRHMGVELGFEYKLTSTLNLKGAANIGEYYYSNNPDNVQFSAEDTETARAQGFVNGVQSFGTTYLKNYRLNSGPQKAYSLGIEYRDPDYWWVSLTGNYFDDTYIGVSPVLRSSAFFTDNDGLPINNYDPIEAKRLLEQEEFGGYFIANAIGGKSWKVSKDNKYIGFTLGISNIFNQQFRTGGFEQARTGGFNQLSEDFNRSKRLFGPRYWFGRGTNYFFNVYYRF comes from the coding sequence ATGAAACAAATTATCTTAACAGTATTGTTTTGCTTTACAATATCTTATGGAGCACTAGCACAAAATACTGTAAAAGGAGTTGTTAAAGATAGCGACTCAGAAAAGGTACTACAAGGTGTTTCAGTCAGTATTGAGGGCAGAGATGAAAGTCAGGTTACTAACATTGATGGGACATTTGCTTTACAAAATTTACCTGACGGAAAATTTATTGTTACCTTAAAAAAAGTAGGTTATGAAACTCAGAATTACCCTGTTACATTATCAGGCAGTGTAATTAATCTAGGAGACATTTTTATGTACGTAGACGAGTTTTCTGACAACCAAGATTTAAGTACTATTATTATTGCCGATGATGAATTAAACGATGATAGTAGTGCTGCAGACAATATTTCTAGTTTATTACAATCATCTAGAGATGTATACTTACGTGCTGCAGCTTTCGAATTTAGTGCGGCTTTCTTTAGAATTCGTGGTTTAGATTCTGATAATGCAAAGTTATTGATTAACGGAATCGAAATGAACAAATTAGAAACTGGTCGTCCTGAGTGGGCTAACTGGGGTGGATTAAATGATGTTTTAAGAAATCAAGAATTCACAAATGGTTTAGCTCCATCAAATTATACATTTGGTGGTATTTTAGGTTCTACACATATTAGCACTAGAGCTTCTCAATATAGAAAAGGAGCGAGAATTTCTTATGCTTCTTCTAACAGAAGTTACAGACATAGAGTAATGGGAACATATTCATCTGGATTATTGAAAGACGGATGGGCTTTTTCTGTTTCTGGTACCAGAAGAGCTGGAAGCGAAGGTTTTGTTGATGGAACTTCTTACGATGCTACTTCATTATTTGCATCTGTAGAAAAAGTTTTTAATGATAGTCATAGCTTAAACTTGACTTCGATTTTTGCTTCTAATAAAAGAGGAGTTGGTTCTCCAAACACTCAAGAAGTTACAGATTTAAGAGGTATTCGTTATAATTCAAACTGGGGATTCCAAAATGGAGAAATCAGAAATTCTAGAATTAAAGACGTTGAAGAACCTTTTACAATGTTAAGTCATTACTGGAAAATAAACGACAGAGTAAACTTAAATACGAACGTTTCTTATCAATTTGGAAAGATAGGTAGAAGTAGAATTGATTTTAACGGAGGTCAAAATCCTAACCCAACTGACTTTAGAAACTTACCAAGCTTTTGGATAGATGAGGGTGATTTAGCAGAAGCTTTTGAAGCTGAACAACGTTTTTTAAATGATGGGCAAATCGATTGGGAAGAAATTTACAGTGCTAATATTAACAACTCTCAGCAAGGTATAGATGCAGCATATGTTTTAAACGAAGATAGAGTCGATGATGATATTTTTAATGTAAACACGATTTTAAACGCAGATCTTACAGATAACATTACACTTAATGGTAAATTACAGTATACAAAATTAGAGTCTGAACGTTTTGCTAATGTTTTAGATCTTTTAGGAAGTACTACTGGTTATTTGGATATTAATAGATTTGGTTCTATTGGAGATCCTGAAAGACAAAGTGACTTATTAAACCCAAATAGAATTGTACAAGAAGGAGACCGTTTTAAGTATAACTACATCATCAACTCTGAAGTGATGAATGGTTTCTTACAAGCACAGTTTAAATACAACAAAGTAGATTTTTATATCGCTGGGGATATTACTAGAACTTCTCACCAAAGAGAAGGATTGTACCAAAGTGGACGTTTTGAAAATAATTCATTTGGAAAATCTGAAAAACAAGAATTCACAACTTTTGGTGTAAAAGGAGGTATTACTTATAAATTATCTGGTAGACATATCTTAGATTTCAATGCTGGATATTTAGAAAAAGCACCAACCATAAGAAATACATTTACTCAAATTAGAGAAAGTAACTTAATTACAGAAGGATTAGATACTGAAAAGATTTTATCATTTGATGCTAGTTACATCATCAGATCTCCAAGATTTACATCTAGAGTTACTGGATATTTTTCTCAAATTACTGATGATATCGACTCTAACTTCTTCTTTTTCCAATCTGATTTATTTGATAGTTTCGTACAAGAAACTGTTACTGGAGCAGACAAAAGACACATGGGAGTTGAATTAGGTTTTGAATACAAATTAACTTCTACATTAAACTTAAAAGGTGCCGCTAATATTGGAGAGTACTATTATAGCAATAACCCTGATAATGTTCAGTTTTCTGCTGAAGACACAGAAACAGCTAGAGCTCAAGGTTTTGTTAATGGAGTACAAAGTTTTGGAACAACATACTTAAAGAATTATAGATTAAACTCTGGTCCACAAAAAGCATACTCGTTAGGTATCGAGTATCGTGACCCAGATTATTGGTGGGTTAGTTTAACTGGTAACTATTTCGACGATACTTACATTGGTGTAAGTCCAGTATTAAGAAGTAGTGCTTTCTTTACTGATAACGATGGTTTACCTATTAATAATTACGATCCAATCGAAGCTAAAAGATTATTAGAACAAGAAGAATTTGGTGGATATTTTATAGCAAATGCTATTGGTGGAAAATCATGGAAAGTAAGTAAAGACAACAAATACATTGGTTTTACTTTAGGAATTAGCAATATCTTTAATCAACAGTTCAGAACTGGTGGTTTTGAACAAGCAAGAACTGGTGGTTTCAATCAATTAAGTGAAGATTTCAACAGATCTAAGCGATTATTTGGTCCAAGATATTGGTTTGGTAGAGGTACAAATTACTTCTTTAACGTTTATTACAGATTCTAA
- a CDS encoding DUF5689 domain-containing protein: MKINSIKLITVILITLLLSSCVDDNFEVPTPSGNEENSELSIILGNIASEADWNLVTIADLKARFNSGDAPLLINENDVVKGYVVSSDRNGNFFQEIYIQDAAENPTTGIKVVLNLRNNYTKYNVGREVYIYLNGLYLGETNSRDGIITIGGKIDAADNNEVDVISENQLKDHIFRSAVTETIVPKTISVGEINDNAVGTFVRIENAFFPPALDGEPIVDPNEDFDTQRTLSSCSGAGFSNFILETSSFANFSSVKMQSQTGGFIDAVVTKDFRGDNFVLVINDIEDIKFEDTLCQPLTPFYSQDFESFGSTSDVEAAGWTNVNVNGGSTTFTLRNFGGNQFMQASAFRTGENPLEMWFVSPAINLDSNTDEELSFGTKTGFNNGAALSVLISTDFTGDVTTATWQTLNATLANGPSSGFQFDFTESGAIDLSSFSGDVYIAFKYLGGDGDVTTTFQIDNLTIVGN, from the coding sequence ATGAAAATTAATTCAATTAAATTAATAACTGTAATCTTAATTACATTATTACTATCATCTTGTGTTGATGATAACTTTGAAGTACCAACGCCATCTGGCAACGAGGAAAACAGTGAGTTAAGCATTATATTAGGTAATATCGCGAGTGAAGCTGACTGGAATTTAGTAACAATTGCTGATCTTAAAGCAAGATTTAACTCTGGAGACGCTCCACTATTAATTAACGAAAATGACGTTGTGAAGGGTTATGTTGTTTCTTCTGATCGTAACGGAAACTTCTTTCAAGAGATTTATATTCAAGATGCTGCCGAAAACCCAACTACAGGTATTAAAGTAGTTTTAAACTTAAGAAACAATTATACTAAATACAATGTAGGTAGAGAGGTTTATATTTATTTAAATGGTTTATACTTAGGAGAAACAAATTCTAGAGATGGTATTATTACTATAGGAGGAAAAATAGATGCAGCAGATAATAATGAAGTTGATGTTATTAGTGAAAACCAATTAAAAGATCATATTTTCCGTTCTGCAGTTACAGAAACTATAGTTCCAAAAACTATCAGTGTAGGAGAAATCAATGATAATGCTGTGGGTACTTTTGTAAGAATTGAAAATGCATTTTTCCCTCCAGCTTTAGATGGTGAACCTATTGTTGATCCAAACGAAGATTTTGACACTCAAAGAACATTATCTTCTTGTAGCGGTGCTGGTTTTTCTAATTTTATTTTAGAAACAAGCTCGTTTGCAAACTTTAGTTCTGTTAAAATGCAATCTCAAACAGGTGGTTTTATTGATGCTGTAGTTACAAAAGATTTTAGAGGTGATAATTTCGTTTTAGTAATTAACGATATAGAAGACATTAAATTTGAAGATACATTATGCCAACCTTTAACTCCTTTTTACAGTCAAGATTTTGAATCATTTGGTTCTACTTCAGATGTTGAAGCTGCTGGATGGACTAATGTAAATGTTAACGGAGGATCTACAACTTTTACTTTAAGAAATTTTGGAGGAAATCAATTCATGCAAGCATCAGCTTTTAGAACTGGTGAAAATCCATTAGAAATGTGGTTTGTATCTCCAGCAATCAATTTAGATAGCAATACTGATGAGGAATTATCTTTTGGCACTAAAACAGGATTTAATAATGGAGCAGCTTTATCAGTTTTAATTTCTACAGATTTTACAGGCGATGTAACTACTGCAACTTGGCAAACGTTAAATGCTACTTTAGCTAACGGACCAAGTAGTGGTTTCCAGTTTGATTTTACAGAATCTGGAGCAATCGATTTATCAAGTTTTAGTGGAGATGTTTATATCGCT